A portion of the Staphylococcus felis genome contains these proteins:
- the nrdI gene encoding class Ib ribonucleoside-diphosphate reductase assembly flavoprotein NrdI translates to MIDVFYFSKTGNTESFAKRLSTDCLSITDKEPDNQFVLLTPTYFFGQVPEEVDDWLSRNELKLIGVIGFGNRNWGSKYFGRAADIISESFGVPVLTKVELRGTDEDVESVDRIIESLRRLR, encoded by the coding sequence ACGTCTTCTATTTTTCGAAAACAGGGAATACGGAGTCTTTTGCTAAAAGACTTTCGACGGACTGTCTTTCGATTACAGATAAAGAACCTGATAACCAGTTCGTATTACTCACACCAACATACTTTTTTGGACAAGTTCCGGAAGAAGTTGACGATTGGTTGTCTCGGAATGAGTTAAAACTAATAGGAGTTATCGGGTTTGGTAATCGAAACTGGGGTTCTAAATATTTCGGACGTGCAGCTGACATAATAAGCGAAAGTTTCGGAGTGCCTGTTTTAACAAAAGTTGAACTTCGGGGTACTGACGAAGATGTCGAAAGCGTGGATAGAATAATTGAGTCGTTAAGGAGGCTGAGATGA